One Eurosta solidaginis isolate ZX-2024a chromosome 5, ASM4086904v1, whole genome shotgun sequence DNA segment encodes these proteins:
- the CycJ gene encoding cyclin-J isoform X4, producing the protein MSNNNIPEVLDCSYVDLCCYSPIIPFTGFSTDIGVGVPWTEAETEAPTARALEFVICPQISNSIEIFTNLRIEKSHWVCDYSDDIYQTLRETELRRNVLSYQSEQTGFRPTLLRLLKVATEVHKLSRTTLHLALYLLDGFMDNYTIRAEKLNLTALTCLILAAKIEEADINAPKFVDLNKLVGNLYDLDEFRKVEMKVLMLFNFDLIRPTAATFAEYFANSIITLDDFHAYMHKWHGGVYDYNALLQRNQLNDTSTEIVPPFYRTYEEMATALSKLLFNLVDESLSYIKFGNVRPSIIAASCVAAVRHLSFITPTWTPYLVKITECTQNIVEVLKEAIIALHNLHLSKAEAMLYAASKLTNAGSTLCDSPESGFVSVCDTKSECSDDEDDDEVSDYDTMDCLRPKCAQILLGKRRHTETCNENDSEDDEEQEHNTSCPSNEYPLLGKRRRFAVNDSGVM; encoded by the exons ATGAGTAACAATAATATACCAGAGGTGCTCGATTGCAGCTATGTAGATTTATGTTGTTATTCGCCAATAATTCCATTTACTGGTTTTTCTACTGACATTGGCGTCGGCGTTCCATGGACAGAAGCAGAAACAGAAGCACCCACAGCACGGGCTTTGGAATTCGTTATATGCCCACAAATTTCCAATTCTATTGAAATATTTACTAATTTG AGAATCGAGAAATCGCACTGGGTGTGCGATTATTCGGACGATATATATCAAACGCTACGTGAAACAGAGTTACGCCGCAACGTTCTCAGCTATCAGTCAGAGCAAACCGGCTTTCGTCCAACTCTATTGCGACTACTGAAGGTGGCGACTGAGGTGCATAAACTTTCACGAACAACATTACATTTAG CGCTCTACCTTTTGGATGGTTTCATGGACAACTACACTATACGagctgaaaaattaaatttaactgCCTTAACATGCCTAATATTAGCCGCTAAAATTGAAGAAGCCGACATAAATGCGCCAAAATTTGTTGACCTCAATAAGTTGGTTGGTAATCTTTACGATTTGGACGAGTTCCGGAAAGTTGAAATGAAAGTTTTAATGTTATTTAATTTCGATTTGATACGTCCCACTGCTGCCACATTCGCTGAATATTTCGCTAACAGTATAATAACGCTAGACGATTTTCATGCATATATGCATAAATGGCATGGAGGCGTCTATGACTATAATGCGCTATTACAACGTAATCAATTGAATGATACATCAACTGAAATAGTACCACCATTTTATCGTACTTATGAAGAAATGGCAACAGCACTGAGCAAGCTTTTATTTAATCTTGTAGACGAATCTCTAAGTT ATATAAAATTTGGTAATGTGCGCCCATCCATCATTGCTGCATCATGTGTTGCTGCTGTGCGGCATTTATCATTTATAACACCCACATGGACACCTTATTTAGTGAAAATAACGGAATGTACGCAAAATATCGTCGAAGTACTTAAGGAAGCAATAATTGCACTGCATAATTTGCATTTAAGTAAAGCAGAAGCAATGTTGTATGCGGCGTCTAAATTAACCAATGCTGGGAGTACTCTATGCGATAGTCCGGAATCTGGTTTTGTATCTGTATGTGATACAAAATCTGAATGTTCAGATGATGAAGATGATGACGAGGTCAGTGATTATGATACTATGGACTGTTTACGGCCAAAATGTGCACAAATATTGTTAGGTAAACGGAGGCATACAGAAACTTGTAACGAGAATGACAGTGAAGACGACGAAGAGCAAGAACATAATACATCATGCCCGAGTAATGAATATCCATTGCTGGGAAAACGTAGAAGATTTGCTGTCAATGATAGTGGTGTTATGTAG
- the LOC137254488 gene encoding protein KRI1 homolog isoform X2 → MSRNLFDASDESEAEDIQLGTNKEYAKSYNNFRQKELLKKFKDRGYGVADSHSSSESDTSSEEDDQLDTKFDQEFLKTLASLKSKNPVIYDKETIFFEALNDDHSGDESKGNSKKEKSSKPVTIKDYERQIILEKGGKFEDDSEADSDDVASRPASPTVVEEERRLKEELKKAMNSTNSDEDDKAKDTFGGIFKKRKKSKEEQDKEEADYLKWLAGKKDDIEDPIKEQLEPLKTYWSSTKLPQSERFLRDFILNKGYADTKTSEIPTYDEIVGDNQPLSEDEEELEKQAEFEQKYNFRFEEPDADFIKRYPRTIEQSLRQTDDRRKQKRQEIKERKKIEKEQKMKELDIIKEMKRKEIEEKIRKLKMVTGNDELGFKDEELEEDFDPEAHDKRMRELFNEEYYEVDEGEEKPECPSDIEELKMEDWDNYDPNKDDEVGYYDDQHCEDDDFNMDCDYDPETAKEQLQKELIENTKKRKGRKGRKSKFMEMIKTEKPAFNPEDEKTYEEYVDEYYKLDCEDMIGDIPCRFKYVETTPNDFGLTIEEILLAKNKELNQWASLKKTIQIRPDYVEKKDQRLYKMKAKNEALKRKIFKSLYGEGSDEEENQKEKASSTEQNLETTSVVAGTDQTENADMSKKANKRKKRKAKPLTLNDDSATADVPEKKLKLSKATEPQAVAESTSENVGTETKSKKKRKKRKSKVKVTEDVLKTSPNSETEKKLNTNVAGHHILKQKQHNKCAKKSAHSANPFKVNKINTGKGPISERKTTLFTANKKQKVQLKPNTKKFNNTNKAANSDVNISDERLKAYGINPKKFHKKQKYGKPQD, encoded by the exons atgagtagaaatcTATTTGATGCGTCTGATGAAAGCGAAGCGGAGGATATACAATTGGGCACCAACAAAGAATATGCAAAGTCCTATAACAATTTTCGCCAAAAAGAACTACTCAAAAAGT tCAAAGATCGTGGTTATGGCGTCGCTGATTCTCATTCATCTAGTGAAAGTGACACCTCATCTGAGGAGGATGATCAACTCGATACAAAATTTGATCAAGAATTCCTAAAAACATTGGCATCGCTGAAAAGCAAAAATCCTGTTATATATGAtaaagaaacaatattttttgaggcGCTAAATGATGACCATAGCGGGGATGAAAGCAAAGGaaattcaaaaaaggaaaaaagtagTAAACCTGTAACAATAAAGGATTATGAGAGACAAATTATATTAGAAAAGGGTGGAAAGTTTGAAGATG ATTCCGAAGCCGATTCTGATGATGTTGCAAGTCGGCCAGCATCTCCAACGGTTGTGGAAGAAGAGCGCAGGCTTAAAGAAGAATTAAAGAAAGCAATGAATTCGACTAACTCTGACGAAGATGATAAGGCAAAAGATACTTTTGGAGGCATTTTtaaaaaacgtaaaaaatccAAAGAAGAGCAAGATAAGGAGGAAGCAGATTATTTAAAATGGTTGGCAGGTAAAAAGGACGACATAGAGGATCCAATTAAAGAGCAACTGGAGCCACTGAAAACTTACTGGAGTAGTACGAAATTACCGCAAAGTGAACGATTTTTGCGTGACTTCATTCTTAATAAAGG CTATGCGGACACTAAAACCTCTGAAATACCAACATACGATGAAATCGTCGGCGATAATCAGCCATTATCAGAAGACGAAGAAGAGCTCGAAAAGCAAGCAgaattcgaacaaaaatataattttcgtttCGAAGAACCCGATGCTGATTTTATTAAGCGCTACCCCAGAACTATCGAACAATCGCTGCGCCAAACAGATGATCGAAGAAAGCAAAAACGACAAGAGATAAAAGAGCGTAAGAAGATTGAAAAGGAACAAAAAATGAAGGAATTGGATATCATCaaggagatgaagcgaaaagaaaTCGAAGAAAAAATACGTAAACTTAAAATGGTTACTGGCAATGACGAGTTAGGTTTTAAAGACGAAGAGCTCGAAGAGGATTTTGATCCAGAAGCGCACGATAAGCGTATGCGAGAATTATTCAATGAAGAATATTATGAAGTGGATGAAGGTGAGGAGAAGCCTGAATGTCCTTCAGATATTGAAGAATTGAAAATGGAAGATTGGGATAACTATGATCCAAATAAGGATGATGAAGTAGGATATTACGATGATCAACATTGTGAAGATGATGACTTTAATATGGATTGTGATTATGACCCTGAAACAGCAAAGGAGCAACTTCAGAAAGAACTTATTGAGAATACCAAAAAGAGAAAAGGCCGCAAAGGACGTAAGAGTAAATTTATGGAAATGATCAAAACGGAAAAACCCGCATTTAACCCAGAAGATGAAAAAACTTATGAAGAATATGTTGATGAATACTACAAATTGGACTGTGAAGATATGATTGGTGACATACCATGTCGCTTTAAATATGTGGAAACAACGCCAAACGATTTCGGACTCACCATAGAAGAG ATTCTATTAGCGAAGAACAAAGAGCTAAATCAATGGGCCAGTTTGAAAAAGACTATCCAAATACGGCCGGATTATGTTGAAAAAAAGGATCAAAGACTATATAAAATGAAGGCCAAAAATGAGGCATTAAAacgcaaaatatttaaaagtcTATACGGAGAGgg ATCCGATGAAGAAGAAAATCAGAAAGAAAAGGCAAGTAGCACAGAACAAAATTTGGAAACAACTTCGGTGGTCGCAGGTACTGATCAAACAGAAAATGCTGATATGAGCAAAAAAGCAAATAAGAGAAAGAAACGTAAAGCAAAACCTCTTACATTAAACGATGATTCTGCTACGGCTGATGTTCccgaaaagaaattaaaattaagcAAAGCCACAGAACCGCAAGCAGTTGCCGAATCGACATCTGAAAATGTGGGAACAGAAACCAAGAGcaagaaaaaacgaaaaaagcGGAAATCTAAAGTAAAGGTAACAGAAGACGTTTTGAAAACATCACCAAACAGCGAAACAGAGAAAAAATTGAATACAAATGTAGCTGGACATCATATTCTAAAACAAAAGCAGCACAACAAAT GCGCAAAAAAATCAGCTCACTCAGCAAATCCTTTCAAGGTGAATAAAATTAATACTGGAAAAGGCCCAATTTCGGAAAGGAAAACTACACTGTTTACAGCAAATAAGAAGCAGAAAGTCCAGCTAAAACCAAATACAAAGAAATTCAACAATACTAACAAAGCTGCTAATAGCGACGTTAATATCAGCGATGAACGACTGAAAGCATATGGCATTAATCcgaagaaatttcataaaaaGCAGAAATACGGGAAACCCCAAGATTAA
- the CycJ gene encoding cyclin-J isoform X3 produces MSNNNIPEVLDCSYVDLCCYSPIIPFTGFSTDIGVGVPWTEAETEAPTARALEFVICPQISNSIEIFTNLRIEKSHWVCDYSDDIYQTLRETELRRNVLSYQSEQTGFRPTLLRLLKVATEVHKLSRTTLHLALYLLDGFMDNYTIRAEKLNLTALTCLILAAKIEEADINAPKFVDLNKLVGNLYDLDEFRKVEMKVLMLFNFDLIRPTAATFAEYFANSIITLDDFHAYMHKWHGGVYDYNALLQRNQLNDTSTEIVPPFYRTYEEMATALSKLLFNLVDESLSCTSDIKFGNVRPSIIAASCVAAVRHLSFITPTWTPYLVKITECTQNIVEVLKEAIIALHNLHLSKAEAMLYAASKLTNAGSTLCDSPESGFVSVCDTKSECSDDEDDDEVSDYDTMDCLRPKCAQILLGKRRHTETCNENDSEDDEEQEHNTSCPSNEYPLLGKRRRFAVNDSGVM; encoded by the exons ATGAGTAACAATAATATACCAGAGGTGCTCGATTGCAGCTATGTAGATTTATGTTGTTATTCGCCAATAATTCCATTTACTGGTTTTTCTACTGACATTGGCGTCGGCGTTCCATGGACAGAAGCAGAAACAGAAGCACCCACAGCACGGGCTTTGGAATTCGTTATATGCCCACAAATTTCCAATTCTATTGAAATATTTACTAATTTG AGAATCGAGAAATCGCACTGGGTGTGCGATTATTCGGACGATATATATCAAACGCTACGTGAAACAGAGTTACGCCGCAACGTTCTCAGCTATCAGTCAGAGCAAACCGGCTTTCGTCCAACTCTATTGCGACTACTGAAGGTGGCGACTGAGGTGCATAAACTTTCACGAACAACATTACATTTAG CGCTCTACCTTTTGGATGGTTTCATGGACAACTACACTATACGagctgaaaaattaaatttaactgCCTTAACATGCCTAATATTAGCCGCTAAAATTGAAGAAGCCGACATAAATGCGCCAAAATTTGTTGACCTCAATAAGTTGGTTGGTAATCTTTACGATTTGGACGAGTTCCGGAAAGTTGAAATGAAAGTTTTAATGTTATTTAATTTCGATTTGATACGTCCCACTGCTGCCACATTCGCTGAATATTTCGCTAACAGTATAATAACGCTAGACGATTTTCATGCATATATGCATAAATGGCATGGAGGCGTCTATGACTATAATGCGCTATTACAACGTAATCAATTGAATGATACATCAACTGAAATAGTACCACCATTTTATCGTACTTATGAAGAAATGGCAACAGCACTGAGCAAGCTTTTATTTAATCTTGTAGACGAATCTCTAAGTTGTACGTCTG ATATAAAATTTGGTAATGTGCGCCCATCCATCATTGCTGCATCATGTGTTGCTGCTGTGCGGCATTTATCATTTATAACACCCACATGGACACCTTATTTAGTGAAAATAACGGAATGTACGCAAAATATCGTCGAAGTACTTAAGGAAGCAATAATTGCACTGCATAATTTGCATTTAAGTAAAGCAGAAGCAATGTTGTATGCGGCGTCTAAATTAACCAATGCTGGGAGTACTCTATGCGATAGTCCGGAATCTGGTTTTGTATCTGTATGTGATACAAAATCTGAATGTTCAGATGATGAAGATGATGACGAGGTCAGTGATTATGATACTATGGACTGTTTACGGCCAAAATGTGCACAAATATTGTTAGGTAAACGGAGGCATACAGAAACTTGTAACGAGAATGACAGTGAAGACGACGAAGAGCAAGAACATAATACATCATGCCCGAGTAATGAATATCCATTGCTGGGAAAACGTAGAAGATTTGCTGTCAATGATAGTGGTGTTATGTAG
- the CycJ gene encoding cyclin-J isoform X1 encodes MSNNNIPEVLDCSYVDLCCYSPIIPFTGFSTDIGVGVPWTEAETEAPTARALEFVICPQISNSIEIFTNLVLTLEFVRIEKSHWVCDYSDDIYQTLRETELRRNVLSYQSEQTGFRPTLLRLLKVATEVHKLSRTTLHLALYLLDGFMDNYTIRAEKLNLTALTCLILAAKIEEADINAPKFVDLNKLVGNLYDLDEFRKVEMKVLMLFNFDLIRPTAATFAEYFANSIITLDDFHAYMHKWHGGVYDYNALLQRNQLNDTSTEIVPPFYRTYEEMATALSKLLFNLVDESLSCTSDIKFGNVRPSIIAASCVAAVRHLSFITPTWTPYLVKITECTQNIVEVLKEAIIALHNLHLSKAEAMLYAASKLTNAGSTLCDSPESGFVSVCDTKSECSDDEDDDEVSDYDTMDCLRPKCAQILLGKRRHTETCNENDSEDDEEQEHNTSCPSNEYPLLGKRRRFAVNDSGVM; translated from the exons ATGAGTAACAATAATATACCAGAGGTGCTCGATTGCAGCTATGTAGATTTATGTTGTTATTCGCCAATAATTCCATTTACTGGTTTTTCTACTGACATTGGCGTCGGCGTTCCATGGACAGAAGCAGAAACAGAAGCACCCACAGCACGGGCTTTGGAATTCGTTATATGCCCACAAATTTCCAATTCTATTGAAATATTTACTAATTTGGTATTAACACTGGAATttgtg AGAATCGAGAAATCGCACTGGGTGTGCGATTATTCGGACGATATATATCAAACGCTACGTGAAACAGAGTTACGCCGCAACGTTCTCAGCTATCAGTCAGAGCAAACCGGCTTTCGTCCAACTCTATTGCGACTACTGAAGGTGGCGACTGAGGTGCATAAACTTTCACGAACAACATTACATTTAG CGCTCTACCTTTTGGATGGTTTCATGGACAACTACACTATACGagctgaaaaattaaatttaactgCCTTAACATGCCTAATATTAGCCGCTAAAATTGAAGAAGCCGACATAAATGCGCCAAAATTTGTTGACCTCAATAAGTTGGTTGGTAATCTTTACGATTTGGACGAGTTCCGGAAAGTTGAAATGAAAGTTTTAATGTTATTTAATTTCGATTTGATACGTCCCACTGCTGCCACATTCGCTGAATATTTCGCTAACAGTATAATAACGCTAGACGATTTTCATGCATATATGCATAAATGGCATGGAGGCGTCTATGACTATAATGCGCTATTACAACGTAATCAATTGAATGATACATCAACTGAAATAGTACCACCATTTTATCGTACTTATGAAGAAATGGCAACAGCACTGAGCAAGCTTTTATTTAATCTTGTAGACGAATCTCTAAGTTGTACGTCTG ATATAAAATTTGGTAATGTGCGCCCATCCATCATTGCTGCATCATGTGTTGCTGCTGTGCGGCATTTATCATTTATAACACCCACATGGACACCTTATTTAGTGAAAATAACGGAATGTACGCAAAATATCGTCGAAGTACTTAAGGAAGCAATAATTGCACTGCATAATTTGCATTTAAGTAAAGCAGAAGCAATGTTGTATGCGGCGTCTAAATTAACCAATGCTGGGAGTACTCTATGCGATAGTCCGGAATCTGGTTTTGTATCTGTATGTGATACAAAATCTGAATGTTCAGATGATGAAGATGATGACGAGGTCAGTGATTATGATACTATGGACTGTTTACGGCCAAAATGTGCACAAATATTGTTAGGTAAACGGAGGCATACAGAAACTTGTAACGAGAATGACAGTGAAGACGACGAAGAGCAAGAACATAATACATCATGCCCGAGTAATGAATATCCATTGCTGGGAAAACGTAGAAGATTTGCTGTCAATGATAGTGGTGTTATGTAG
- the CycJ gene encoding cyclin-J isoform X2, protein MSNNNIPEVLDCSYVDLCCYSPIIPFTGFSTDIGVGVPWTEAETEAPTARALEFVICPQISNSIEIFTNLVLTLEFVRIEKSHWVCDYSDDIYQTLRETELRRNVLSYQSEQTGFRPTLLRLLKVATEVHKLSRTTLHLALYLLDGFMDNYTIRAEKLNLTALTCLILAAKIEEADINAPKFVDLNKLVGNLYDLDEFRKVEMKVLMLFNFDLIRPTAATFAEYFANSIITLDDFHAYMHKWHGGVYDYNALLQRNQLNDTSTEIVPPFYRTYEEMATALSKLLFNLVDESLSYIKFGNVRPSIIAASCVAAVRHLSFITPTWTPYLVKITECTQNIVEVLKEAIIALHNLHLSKAEAMLYAASKLTNAGSTLCDSPESGFVSVCDTKSECSDDEDDDEVSDYDTMDCLRPKCAQILLGKRRHTETCNENDSEDDEEQEHNTSCPSNEYPLLGKRRRFAVNDSGVM, encoded by the exons ATGAGTAACAATAATATACCAGAGGTGCTCGATTGCAGCTATGTAGATTTATGTTGTTATTCGCCAATAATTCCATTTACTGGTTTTTCTACTGACATTGGCGTCGGCGTTCCATGGACAGAAGCAGAAACAGAAGCACCCACAGCACGGGCTTTGGAATTCGTTATATGCCCACAAATTTCCAATTCTATTGAAATATTTACTAATTTGGTATTAACACTGGAATttgtg AGAATCGAGAAATCGCACTGGGTGTGCGATTATTCGGACGATATATATCAAACGCTACGTGAAACAGAGTTACGCCGCAACGTTCTCAGCTATCAGTCAGAGCAAACCGGCTTTCGTCCAACTCTATTGCGACTACTGAAGGTGGCGACTGAGGTGCATAAACTTTCACGAACAACATTACATTTAG CGCTCTACCTTTTGGATGGTTTCATGGACAACTACACTATACGagctgaaaaattaaatttaactgCCTTAACATGCCTAATATTAGCCGCTAAAATTGAAGAAGCCGACATAAATGCGCCAAAATTTGTTGACCTCAATAAGTTGGTTGGTAATCTTTACGATTTGGACGAGTTCCGGAAAGTTGAAATGAAAGTTTTAATGTTATTTAATTTCGATTTGATACGTCCCACTGCTGCCACATTCGCTGAATATTTCGCTAACAGTATAATAACGCTAGACGATTTTCATGCATATATGCATAAATGGCATGGAGGCGTCTATGACTATAATGCGCTATTACAACGTAATCAATTGAATGATACATCAACTGAAATAGTACCACCATTTTATCGTACTTATGAAGAAATGGCAACAGCACTGAGCAAGCTTTTATTTAATCTTGTAGACGAATCTCTAAGTT ATATAAAATTTGGTAATGTGCGCCCATCCATCATTGCTGCATCATGTGTTGCTGCTGTGCGGCATTTATCATTTATAACACCCACATGGACACCTTATTTAGTGAAAATAACGGAATGTACGCAAAATATCGTCGAAGTACTTAAGGAAGCAATAATTGCACTGCATAATTTGCATTTAAGTAAAGCAGAAGCAATGTTGTATGCGGCGTCTAAATTAACCAATGCTGGGAGTACTCTATGCGATAGTCCGGAATCTGGTTTTGTATCTGTATGTGATACAAAATCTGAATGTTCAGATGATGAAGATGATGACGAGGTCAGTGATTATGATACTATGGACTGTTTACGGCCAAAATGTGCACAAATATTGTTAGGTAAACGGAGGCATACAGAAACTTGTAACGAGAATGACAGTGAAGACGACGAAGAGCAAGAACATAATACATCATGCCCGAGTAATGAATATCCATTGCTGGGAAAACGTAGAAGATTTGCTGTCAATGATAGTGGTGTTATGTAG
- the LOC137254488 gene encoding protein KRI1 homolog isoform X1: MSRNLFDASDESEAEDIQLGTNKEYAKSYNNFRQKELLKKFKDRGYGVADSHSSSESDTSSEEDDQLDTKFDQEFLKTLASLKSKNPVIYDKETIFFEALNDDHSGDESKGNSKKEKSSKPVTIKDYERQIILEKGGKFEDDSEADSDDVASRPASPTVVEEERRLKEELKKAMNSTNSDEDDKAKDTFGGIFKKRKKSKEEQDKEEADYLKWLAGKKDDIEDPIKEQLEPLKTYWSSTKLPQSERFLRDFILNKGYADTKTSEIPTYDEIVGDNQPLSEDEEELEKQAEFEQKYNFRFEEPDADFIKRYPRTIEQSLRQTDDRRKQKRQEIKERKKIEKEQKMKELDIIKEMKRKEIEEKIRKLKMVTGNDELGFKDEELEEDFDPEAHDKRMRELFNEEYYEVDEGEEKPECPSDIEELKMEDWDNYDPNKDDEVGYYDDQHCEDDDFNMDCDYDPETAKEQLQKELIENTKKRKGRKGRKSKFMEMIKTEKPAFNPEDEKTYEEYVDEYYKLDCEDMIGDIPCRFKYVETTPNDFGLTIEEILLAKNKELNQWASLKKTIQIRPDYVEKKDQRLYKMKAKNEALKRKIFKSLYGEGSDEEENQKEKASSTEQNLETTSVVAGTDQTENADMSKKANKRKKRKAKPLTLNDDSATADVPEKKLKLSKATEPQAVAESTSENVGTETKSKKKRKKRKSKVKVTEDVLKTSPNSETEKKLNTNVAGHHILKQKQHNKCNPLKKNQQCNSNNRPSFKNPQIGAKKSAHSANPFKVNKINTGKGPISERKTTLFTANKKQKVQLKPNTKKFNNTNKAANSDVNISDERLKAYGINPKKFHKKQKYGKPQD, from the exons atgagtagaaatcTATTTGATGCGTCTGATGAAAGCGAAGCGGAGGATATACAATTGGGCACCAACAAAGAATATGCAAAGTCCTATAACAATTTTCGCCAAAAAGAACTACTCAAAAAGT tCAAAGATCGTGGTTATGGCGTCGCTGATTCTCATTCATCTAGTGAAAGTGACACCTCATCTGAGGAGGATGATCAACTCGATACAAAATTTGATCAAGAATTCCTAAAAACATTGGCATCGCTGAAAAGCAAAAATCCTGTTATATATGAtaaagaaacaatattttttgaggcGCTAAATGATGACCATAGCGGGGATGAAAGCAAAGGaaattcaaaaaaggaaaaaagtagTAAACCTGTAACAATAAAGGATTATGAGAGACAAATTATATTAGAAAAGGGTGGAAAGTTTGAAGATG ATTCCGAAGCCGATTCTGATGATGTTGCAAGTCGGCCAGCATCTCCAACGGTTGTGGAAGAAGAGCGCAGGCTTAAAGAAGAATTAAAGAAAGCAATGAATTCGACTAACTCTGACGAAGATGATAAGGCAAAAGATACTTTTGGAGGCATTTTtaaaaaacgtaaaaaatccAAAGAAGAGCAAGATAAGGAGGAAGCAGATTATTTAAAATGGTTGGCAGGTAAAAAGGACGACATAGAGGATCCAATTAAAGAGCAACTGGAGCCACTGAAAACTTACTGGAGTAGTACGAAATTACCGCAAAGTGAACGATTTTTGCGTGACTTCATTCTTAATAAAGG CTATGCGGACACTAAAACCTCTGAAATACCAACATACGATGAAATCGTCGGCGATAATCAGCCATTATCAGAAGACGAAGAAGAGCTCGAAAAGCAAGCAgaattcgaacaaaaatataattttcgtttCGAAGAACCCGATGCTGATTTTATTAAGCGCTACCCCAGAACTATCGAACAATCGCTGCGCCAAACAGATGATCGAAGAAAGCAAAAACGACAAGAGATAAAAGAGCGTAAGAAGATTGAAAAGGAACAAAAAATGAAGGAATTGGATATCATCaaggagatgaagcgaaaagaaaTCGAAGAAAAAATACGTAAACTTAAAATGGTTACTGGCAATGACGAGTTAGGTTTTAAAGACGAAGAGCTCGAAGAGGATTTTGATCCAGAAGCGCACGATAAGCGTATGCGAGAATTATTCAATGAAGAATATTATGAAGTGGATGAAGGTGAGGAGAAGCCTGAATGTCCTTCAGATATTGAAGAATTGAAAATGGAAGATTGGGATAACTATGATCCAAATAAGGATGATGAAGTAGGATATTACGATGATCAACATTGTGAAGATGATGACTTTAATATGGATTGTGATTATGACCCTGAAACAGCAAAGGAGCAACTTCAGAAAGAACTTATTGAGAATACCAAAAAGAGAAAAGGCCGCAAAGGACGTAAGAGTAAATTTATGGAAATGATCAAAACGGAAAAACCCGCATTTAACCCAGAAGATGAAAAAACTTATGAAGAATATGTTGATGAATACTACAAATTGGACTGTGAAGATATGATTGGTGACATACCATGTCGCTTTAAATATGTGGAAACAACGCCAAACGATTTCGGACTCACCATAGAAGAG ATTCTATTAGCGAAGAACAAAGAGCTAAATCAATGGGCCAGTTTGAAAAAGACTATCCAAATACGGCCGGATTATGTTGAAAAAAAGGATCAAAGACTATATAAAATGAAGGCCAAAAATGAGGCATTAAAacgcaaaatatttaaaagtcTATACGGAGAGgg ATCCGATGAAGAAGAAAATCAGAAAGAAAAGGCAAGTAGCACAGAACAAAATTTGGAAACAACTTCGGTGGTCGCAGGTACTGATCAAACAGAAAATGCTGATATGAGCAAAAAAGCAAATAAGAGAAAGAAACGTAAAGCAAAACCTCTTACATTAAACGATGATTCTGCTACGGCTGATGTTCccgaaaagaaattaaaattaagcAAAGCCACAGAACCGCAAGCAGTTGCCGAATCGACATCTGAAAATGTGGGAACAGAAACCAAGAGcaagaaaaaacgaaaaaagcGGAAATCTAAAGTAAAGGTAACAGAAGACGTTTTGAAAACATCACCAAACAGCGAAACAGAGAAAAAATTGAATACAAATGTAGCTGGACATCATATTCTAAAACAAAAGCAGCACAACAAATGTaatcctttaaaaaaaaatcaacagtGCAATTCCAATAACAGACCATCATTTAAAAATCCCCAAATAGGCGCAAAAAAATCAGCTCACTCAGCAAATCCTTTCAAGGTGAATAAAATTAATACTGGAAAAGGCCCAATTTCGGAAAGGAAAACTACACTGTTTACAGCAAATAAGAAGCAGAAAGTCCAGCTAAAACCAAATACAAAGAAATTCAACAATACTAACAAAGCTGCTAATAGCGACGTTAATATCAGCGATGAACGACTGAAAGCATATGGCATTAATCcgaagaaatttcataaaaaGCAGAAATACGGGAAACCCCAAGATTAA